In Bacillus sp. DX3.1, the following proteins share a genomic window:
- a CDS encoding LytTR family transcriptional regulator DNA-binding domain-containing protein has translation MALFELKQLGKTNQLPTTQLKIEKGQCVVLQCNNHTAKVLHSLIIGAEEASTGSVLFDGEPLRKQVYSRIGFCFLKDEAYDRLKVKEYFAFLSGLYESNVSVEEVVQYVGLVDKLNIKIEKLTFSEKRRLHIGRVMIHNPDLIIFEEPEQNVDIESTIMIRKAIMKLKEQGKAIFITSAFLSDALSLTEDVYVLHQDGVKKVEIEQEENEEVDAEKVVQMIPQMKLERIPAKVNDKIILIDPTEIHFIESQNGTSHIHVRDGDFMCTLTLSELEERLKGFGFFRCHRSYLVNLQRVREVITWTRNSFSLILDDERKSSIPLSKGRMDELKAVIGL, from the coding sequence ATGGCGTTATTCGAGCTAAAACAATTGGGGAAGACAAATCAGTTGCCAACGACTCAGCTCAAAATTGAAAAGGGACAATGTGTTGTGCTGCAATGTAACAATCATACTGCAAAGGTTTTACATAGCCTTATTATTGGGGCAGAGGAGGCATCTACAGGGAGCGTCTTGTTTGATGGAGAGCCGCTTCGAAAACAAGTCTATTCGCGCATTGGCTTTTGTTTTTTGAAAGATGAAGCATATGACCGATTGAAAGTGAAAGAATATTTCGCCTTTTTATCAGGTTTATACGAATCGAATGTATCCGTCGAAGAGGTTGTTCAGTACGTGGGACTAGTCGATAAGCTAAATATCAAAATCGAAAAGCTGACATTTTCTGAAAAACGACGTTTGCATATTGGCCGTGTAATGATTCATAACCCAGATCTGATTATTTTTGAAGAGCCTGAACAAAATGTCGATATAGAGAGCACGATTATGATTCGAAAGGCGATTATGAAGTTAAAAGAGCAAGGAAAAGCAATCTTTATTACATCAGCGTTTTTATCTGACGCACTTTCTTTAACAGAAGATGTGTATGTACTCCATCAAGATGGTGTTAAAAAAGTTGAAATTGAGCAAGAAGAAAACGAAGAAGTAGATGCAGAAAAAGTTGTTCAAATGATCCCGCAAATGAAGCTAGAGCGAATTCCAGCTAAAGTGAACGATAAAATCATTTTAATTGATCCGACAGAGATTCATTTCATTGAAAGTCAAAATGGAACATCGCACATTCATGTTCGTGATGGGGACTTCATGTGTACACTCACATTAAGTGAATTAGAAGAACGTTTAAAAGGATTTGGCTTCTTCCGCTGTCATCGCTCTTACCTCGTGAATTTACAGCGTGTACGCGAAGTCATCACCTGGACACGGAACAGTTTTAGTTTAATTTTAGATGATGAACGAAAAAGTTCCATTCCCCTTTCCAAAGGAAGGATGGATGAATTGAAAGCTGTCATCGGCCTATAA